From Nitrosopumilus sp., the proteins below share one genomic window:
- a CDS encoding ThiF family adenylyltransferase: MANITFTIPSVLNSGGGEKKTPITANSLQDAFAKISDVMGDDFKRRVLEGDGTPRSLINIYINGKNAKFSGGMETALNDGDEVYILPAVAGGSDELSKKELDRYSRQVMLEEIGYGGQLKLKNAKICVVGTGGLGNPITTRLAAMGVGTLRIVDRDVIELSNLHRQTMFDEDDVGQVKVEVAAKKLQKLNPDCKIEALAVSVNEYTALEVVEGCDVVVDALDSVNARYALNKACVNFGIPFVTGAAVGVSGQVFTILPKESACYFCMFPDLNEDTMPTCSLEGVHPSILSIVGGIEVAEAVKVVMGKKPSLSDKILHIDIENLDFTTTRTFRAEECPVCGAGKAQQVVKEELILEELCGRNRGKRTFSITPTSTFDVDVDTVTNIAKQKGFLVDNQGSLGLSLRTNDVSVSFMKRGSAVIVGPKDEKEAVSLYNELLGISKPAN, encoded by the coding sequence ATGACTTTAAACGACGAGTTTTGGAAGGTGATGGCACTCCTCGATCTTTGATTAATATTTACATTAATGGCAAGAATGCAAAATTCTCTGGTGGCATGGAGACTGCACTAAATGATGGTGATGAGGTGTATATCTTGCCTGCAGTTGCAGGAGGTTCTGATGAATTATCAAAAAAAGAACTTGACAGGTATTCACGACAAGTGATGCTTGAAGAGATTGGATATGGCGGTCAGCTAAAACTAAAGAATGCTAAAATTTGTGTGGTTGGAACTGGTGGTCTAGGTAATCCAATAACTACAAGACTAGCTGCAATGGGTGTTGGAACATTACGTATAGTTGACAGAGATGTCATAGAACTATCAAACTTGCACAGGCAGACGATGTTTGATGAGGATGATGTTGGACAAGTTAAGGTTGAAGTTGCTGCCAAGAAGCTGCAAAAACTAAATCCTGATTGTAAAATAGAAGCACTAGCTGTTTCTGTTAATGAATATACCGCACTTGAAGTCGTTGAAGGATGTGATGTTGTAGTTGATGCACTAGATAGTGTCAATGCAAGATATGCACTGAATAAAGCCTGTGTAAATTTTGGAATTCCATTTGTAACTGGCGCTGCAGTTGGAGTATCAGGTCAGGTATTTACCATTCTGCCAAAAGAGAGTGCATGCTACTTTTGCATGTTTCCTGATCTAAACGAGGATACCATGCCTACATGCAGCCTTGAAGGCGTTCATCCATCCATACTGTCTATAGTTGGAGGCATAGAGGTTGCAGAAGCAGTCAAAGTTGTAATGGGAAAAAAACCCAGTCTGTCTGATAAAATACTGCACATTGATATTGAGAATCTTGACTTTACGACAACTAGAACATTTAGAGCAGAAGAGTGTCCTGTATGCGGAGCAGGTAAAGCACAACAAGTTGTAAAAGAGGAACTAATCCTAGAGGAGTTATGTGGACGTAACCGTGGAAAGAGAACATTCTCAATAACTCCAACTAGTACATTTGATGTTGATGTGGATACCGTTACCAACATTGCAAAGCAGAAAGGGTTTCTAGTTGATAATCAGGGCTCACTAGGATTGTCACTTCGAACAAACGATGTGTCAGTCAGTTTTATGAAGAGAGGATCTGCAGTTATTGTCGGGCCAAAAGATGAAAAAGAGGCAGTATCATTGTACAATGAACTGCTTGGAATCTCAAAACCAGCAAATTAA